Genomic window (Chryseobacterium bernardetii):
ACCTAAAGGAAAAGCCATTGGTTTCTACAGGCTTATTGATAAGACTTGGTTCCATTCAGCCGTTACAACAGGGAACGGGAATGAGATCAGATCAGTCAACGGGTTTTCCTTAGGTTCAGCATGGTCTGTTCCGGTAGATATGAAATGGGTTCTTGGAAAAATCAATTCTGATGGAACTTTTAACTATGACGGTACTAAAATAGAAGTGTACATATCTCCTTTATAGCAGGTATTCTAAAAAAATAAAACTCCTTAAATTTTTTTAAGGAGTTTTTTATTTTACAGAATAATAGCCTTTTTGTTTATAAAGGTATTATCAGAAACTAAGCATTACATTTCGGGCAAATTCCACTGATAATAAAATTGTATTCCTCAGCAATAAAATGATCCGGTAAACTGATTTCCGGGATTGCATTCTCAATACAGGTAACAGAATGACATTTTTTACAGTTAAAATGAACATGGTTATGAAAATGCTGTTCATGGGTGCATTTTCCTATGCATTTTGCAAAATTGACAACGCCATCCACATTCACAATCCTATGGATAGCACCTTCATTTTCAAGTCTTTCTAAAACTCTGTAGATGGTAACCCTGTTACAGAGATCACCTAATTTCTTCTGAATATCCGAATGACTCAAAGCCACCTCAGATCCA
Coding sequences:
- a CDS encoding Fur family transcriptional regulator, which codes for MKQVRNTHAKTEILNLINGSEVALSHSDIQKKLGDLCNRVTIYRVLERLENEGAIHRIVNVDGVVNFAKCIGKCTHEQHFHNHVHFNCKKCHSVTCIENAIPEISLPDHFIAEEYNFIISGICPKCNA